The DNA window TTGAAACTGCAAGATTTCATCAGGCAGGTTTCCTTTTAGGGCTAATTAAACTCAACATCCCATCACGTTTCAGTCTAAAGCTATTCCCTGTCTAAAGCAGATGAGTTCCCTGGTTGTTTTTAAATATGCACAGGGTTAAGGAATTTGAAAACTTCAGAAGTGTTTATTAAAAAACCTGTCTGCCATAATTTCTGGTACAGGGGATCACTTATTAATTTGGCTTTCTGAATTGGCAGTTAGCCAGGCACAGTTAGTGGCTTCCCCAGTATTTTGAACAAACCAGACTCATAGTTAATACGGAGTTAATACGGAGTTAATACGGTTTAAACCGAATAAACTCCGTATTAACTATTACCCTGAAGGCAATTTAAATTGAAAATTGGCCCTCATCAAAGGAAACCTTCAGAATAAAAACAAAGGCGGTCCCGGAAAACCGGTACCGCCTTTTAACATGAAGAAAATTATGATGATGGTTGCAAAGGGTCTTTAGAAAACGGACTCAATCCTTTTACCTGGCAATAACGCCTTTCAGTTCGGCAGGGATGTCATCCACTTCTTCTTCGGGTTTGCTCATCCTTGAGATATCGAAAACCTGGTTGTTGCGTTCCTGCTGGATGCTGTCGAAAATGGCTTTCTGGTCGAAGGGGAAAGCTTCTTCTTCTGCGGCTTCCTCAAAAGCGGGCATGGTAAGAACTCTTCCGAGTGCATCTTTGAAGGTCAGCAATTTTTTAGGAGCGGCGGCTTGGCTAAAGGTGGTGGCCAAAATGATCAGTGCGGTGGTGAAGATTACTTTTTTCATGACTTTATGTTTTTGTTGGTTTGTTGCTTACTGTACTACTCATGTAGTACACTAAAGCTGTGCCATAAATTATAATTCATTGGTTTTAAGGTTTTTAAAAAACACACCGCTGTATGAATCGGTCACTATTAAGCCAATTGTTCGCTAAAAAGTGTTCGGTTTTGTGGCCTTTTGTCCGGAACCGAACACTTATTTCCTCATCCTCGTCCGGGGCTTTGCAAAAAAGAAACGGAACCGCATTATCTTAGCGTTTTATTTAGGTTGATTTAAATTTTTTTCTGATTTTTTTAACCACAATGAAAGATGTGGCTATGGAAACCTTTGCCGAAAGAGTGATCGCTTACAATACGAATTTAAACTTTGACCAGGCATTACCAGACGGAATAAGGGTTATGAATCCCTTCAGGGAAAACCCCGAGGCCCTGGAAGTATCTTCGGCTTTCTACCGGAAATATTACAACGACCAGCGCCAGCGGCACCTGATCCTGGGGATCAATCCCGGACGCTTCGGGGCTGGGGTCACGGGCATCCCCTTTACCGACACCAAACGGCTTGTGGAAAAATGCGGCCTGCAAATCAGGGGGATTAGCACCCACGAGCCCTCCTCTGTTTTTGTTTACGAGGTCATCGATGCCTATGGCGGTGTGGATGCTTTTTATGGTGATTTCTATATCAATTCGGTCAGCCCCCTGGGATTCGTCAGGATCAATGAACGGGGCAAGGAGGTGAACTACAATTATTACGACGATCCAAAGCTTCAGGCTTCGCTGTATAACTTTATGCTGCAATCGGTCAGGACGCACATCAGCATGGGCATCCATACCGATGTTTGCTTCTGCCTGGGCTCAGGAAAGAACTTTCGCTTTTTGGAGCAAATGAACCGCGAACATGACCTGTTCAAAAAGATCATTCCCCTCGACCATCCCCGCTTTGTGGTGCAGTACCGGTCGAAGCAAATGCCTGAATACGTAAAAAAGTTTGTAACCCTCCTGAAAAGGAAGTAAACTGTTAAATGCCTCTAGCGGGCCCTGATCACGGTTGTCTCGTTGATCCAGCAATTCACCCGGTAAGTTGCACCAACGGTATGTCCATAAAAGAAGATCTCCTCGTTGTTGGGGAAATATTCGCGGTAAGCATCAGCCAGTTGTTGTGCTTTTTCTTTAACGTCGGGGTCTTCAGCCACCCTTGCAGCTTCTGCAAATTGATCGACAGCAGCCCAGTATACGGCTTTTTTAGCAAACTCGTCGGAACCACAATAGCTGGCACTTGCCACATACATCTCGCCAATCAAAACCAAGGGGCGGCCATCGGTGGGCTTTGCCTCGTGGGCCTTCAGCGCATACTCCCTGGCCTTTGAAGGCAGTTCCAGCTGCCGGTAACTCATGTCGGCCATTTGCCAGTAAGTCCGAAAAAGGTTATCCTGCTGTGTGCTTCCGTTGCCCTCGTAAAGGTTGGCCGCCTGCTGCAGATATTCA is part of the Bacteroides sp. genome and encodes:
- a CDS encoding SMUG2 DNA glycosylase family protein; the protein is MKDVAMETFAERVIAYNTNLNFDQALPDGIRVMNPFRENPEALEVSSAFYRKYYNDQRQRHLILGINPGRFGAGVTGIPFTDTKRLVEKCGLQIRGISTHEPSSVFVYEVIDAYGGVDAFYGDFYINSVSPLGFVRINERGKEVNYNYYDDPKLQASLYNFMLQSVRTHISMGIHTDVCFCLGSGKNFRFLEQMNREHDLFKKIIPLDHPRFVVQYRSKQMPEYVKKFVTLLKRK